AAATATAATTATGGATTATATTTATAACTTTTAAAATTTGATAAATAAAAATATAGGTGGCTAAAAGGAAAGTAATTAAGTAGTTGAATTAACTGTTATAATTACTGAGATACAGCAGAGGAACTGCTGTATTCCTAATAAGCCACCTATATTTTTTATAATTTTACTTTTTATTTTTTTTATGAAGTTGGCTGTATAAATTCCATCTATCGTGAAACCACATCCATTGTTCTGGGTATTCTCTGATTACTTCTTCCATTTTACTTATGAGAAGCTGCGTATTTACTTGAACATCTTCTTTAAAATTATCAGTTTTAATAAATTCTACCTGCTCTACAACTTTTATTGTACAGGAATTGTCTTTGTGCATAATGTTGTATCCCCATACAAATGGAATATCATATTTTAATGCAAGGGAAACAGCTCCAGTAGGAGCTTTGGTTGATTCACCAAAGAAATTGACAATAGCTCCCTTATCTCTATGGTCGCTGAATAATGCAATTATTCCTTTATTATTAAGTCTTTCTATGAGCTCCCTGCTTGTTCTCTTACTCTTTTTTAAAATTGTAAGATTAAGATCATTTTTTCTGCTTTCTGTTATAAATTTATCAAGATATGGATTTCTCTGTTTTTTAGCAACAGTAGTAATATCATATCCCTCTCCAGCTTTTACAGTAGCTTCCATATTACCTAGATGGAGTGTTGAAACTACAACACCTTTATTTTCAGCAGCAGCTTTATGTAGAATTTCTATATTTTCAATTTTTACTCTGCCAGGTTCATGGAGATATTTTCCAAACCATAAAGTACATAAAAAAGCTTTCAACATTATTTTGAAAGATTCAAGAGCTATTCTTTCTCTTTCTTCCTGAGTTTTTTCCGGGAAAGCAAGTTTAAGATTAGCAAGAGCTATTTCTCTTCTTTTTTTGACTACATGGTATCCTAACCAGCCTAAAAATTCTGCAAATTTAAATCTAGCATTTTCAGGAAAAAGAAGGATAATAAATCTAAAGAACATAATTATCCAATATTGTATTCTATATATCATAAAATTATCTCCTATATTAAAGTTGTTATTTTAGCAGAAACATTATAACATAAAATATTGAAAAGGTAAATGAATCTATTAGAGCATATAATTTTATAGAAATTTTATAAACTATTTATAAATTGGCTTGGTATTATTTTTAACTTTGAATAATTTCCAGTAATATAGATGTTTTTTTAGTTTTATAATTTTTTATATTTTCATTTTATCTGTATTAACATTGTTGAGTACAAAGACAAATGGTATAATAAAAATATTGACATCTATGGAGGGCTGATTTATGAAAAAAGTAATATTTATATTGGTTATATTATTATTAACAAGTTGCTATAAAAAGAGAATCGAAGATATTTCAAAGCAGGAAATAAGAGATGGAATAGTATATGTAGTCAATGAAGATAAATCATACAGTGGAGTATTTATAGAAAAGTATGAAAAGGATAAATTTTATGTAATGCAAGATAAAAACGGAGAAAATAAAAGTTATTATAAGGGTGGAAAACTAAGAAAAGAAATAACATATAAAAACGGAATAAAAGATGGGATAGAAAAAATATATTATCCAAATAATCAATTAATGTTGGAAATTGCATATAAAAAAGGAGAAAAGGAAGGAAAGCTAAAAAAATATTATCCAGATGGAAAGTTGCAGTATGAAGTTTTTTATAAAAATGGGTTAAAAGAGGGAATAGAAAAAACATATTATAAAAATGGAAATTTAAGATTGGAAATTCCTTATGAGAATTCTAAAATAGTTGGAACAGAAAAAAGATATTATGAAAGTGGAGAATTATTTGGAGAAATTACATATAGTGATGAAGATGTAAAAGAAGTATATTATGAAAAAAATGGAGAAATAAAAAAATAGTTTTAACAGCAGAATAAACTGAAGCTAAACTTATAGTGACAAGATGTATTTGAAATAGCTTAAAATCTATAACATAAAAAATCAAAATTTGGTATTATAATTGCCTAGAATAAGTTCCTGTGTTATAATTTTAAAGAAAATAGAAATAAAAAAATAATTAAAATCATAGAGGTGAAGTAATGAAAATAGGTATAATTGGTGCAATGAATGAAGAGGTAGTAGAATTAAAAACTGTAATGAGTGATATAAAATCTGAAAATATTGGAAATTTAGAATTTTTTAAAGGCAAACTTTTGGGAAAAGATGTAGTGTTGGTAGAGGGAGGAATTGGAAAAGTAAATGCTGCTATATGTGCTACACTTATGATAAATCATTTTAAAGTGGATAAAGTACTTTTCACAGGAGTAGCAGGTGGAGTAAATCCTGATATCAATATAGGAGATATAGTTATAGGAAAGGATCTTATAGAACATGATTTTGACAGTACAGCCTTTGGATATGAACTTGGTCAAATACCAAGAATGGATACTTATATATTTAAAGCAGATCAGGAATTAATTGATATAGCCTGTGATGTAGCTGAAAAAGAATTTGGAAAATCTAAAGTATGTTTAGGGCGTATAGTAAGTGGTGATGAATTTGTTGCTTCGTTGGAAAGAATTGAATGGCTGAGAAATACTTTTAATGCTGACTGTACAGAGATGGAAGGAGCAGCAGTAGCCCATGTATGTCATGTTTTCAAAATGCCTTTCCTTATAATAAGGGCAATATCTGATAAAGCCAACCATGATGCAAAAGTTGATTTTCCTGAATTTGTAAAATTGGCAGCTAAAAATTCTAAAACTATAATAGAAGGTATATTGAATAGACTTTAATGAAGTTATTGGAGAGATGAAAATGAATATAAATGAATTATTAGATGAACTTTATTCATATTCGATGCATGGAATAAAGCTGGGATTAGAAAATATAAAAAAGATATGTGAAGAATTGGGAAATCCTCAAAATTCATATAAAATAATTCATATAGCAGGAACTAATGGGAAAGGGTCAACTGCTACAACTTTGGAAACTATACTGTTGGAAGCAGGTTATAGTGTAGGAAAATATACTTCACCTCATATATTGAAATTTAATGAAAGAATAAGAGCAGATGGGAAAGATATATCAGATGAAGATATAGCATATTATTATGAAATGGTAAAAAAAGCCATAGAAAATAAAAAAGTAAAACCAACATTTTTTGAAGTGACAACTGCAATGATGTTTAAATATTTTCAAGATAAAAAAGTGGATTATGTAGTACTTGAAACAGGTATGGGTGGCAGATTTGATGCTACCAATATCACTAAAGCAGATTTGTGTATAATAACTAATGTTACTTTGGATCATACTGAATATCTGGGAGATACTATTTATAAAATAGCAAGAGAAAAAGCAGGAATAATAAAAGATTGTCCTAAAGTAATAGTAGCAGATAATAATAGTGAATTTTTAAAAGCTATAAATGAAGAAAAAGCAAAAGTGATTAATGTTTTAGAAAAATATAAATATGCTGAAGAAAAACTTGATTTTGAAAATTTTGTAACAGAAATAAAAATAGATGGAGATATTTTTGAGTTTTCTCTATTTGGAGATTATCAATTTAAAAATTTTCTTTGTGCTTATGAAGCAGCTTTGGAATTAGGAATATCAAAAGAAATAATAAAGAAAGCCAGCAAAAAAGTAATATGGCAGTGCAGATTTGAAAGATACAGCAATAATCCTCTTGTAGTATTAGATGGAGCTCATAATCCAGATGGAATGACAGAGCTAAAAAAAATAATAGAAAAAGGTTATAAGCCAGAAGAAGTAGTAGCTATTGTATCAATATTGAAGGACAAGGATATAAAAAGTATGTTGAAGATTTTAAAAAGTATTTCATCTACTTTGATATTAACATCTCTTGCAGAGAATCCAAGAGGAACTTCTGGAGAAGAGATATATAGACAACTCTCAAATATAGATGGCTGCAGTATAGAAAATGATTTAATGAAAGCCTATAAAAAAGCTTTAGATATGAAGAAAAAAATAATTCTTATATGTGGGTCTTTTTATCTTTTAAGTAAATTTAAAGAGGAAATAAATGAGTAAAAAAGTAAATACTTTGGGAATTTTAATAAAGATTTCATTTTTGGGAGCTTTTATATTTTATGAGCATAAAATGTATGAAGAATATAAGAGAAGTAAGAGAAATCTTGAGTATAGTCAAAAAACGATAAATAAAGAAGTTCGAGATTCTTTTTTGTTGAGAAAAGAAAATTTTTATCTGGATAAGGATTATCAGAAAAATTTTGATAAATTAAAGAAAAATGTACCTAAAAATGAAATACAAGAAGAATTTCAAGGAGGAATAGTCTTTGAATAGAGTTAGAAAATATAAAGAAAGTATTATTGTAAGGGATATAATGGAACATTTTAATATGGAACTGATAAATGAAGGTGATCTTGATTTTGAAATAACTACACCAAGTATATATCAGATAGGGTATGAATTGATAGGTTTTTTTGATGAAGATGGAGATGAATTAAATAAATATCTTCACATATATGGAAAAAAAGAAGCTATGTTTGTAGATAAATTGTCTTCAGAAAAAAAATCTGATATGTGGAATAAATATTTTACATATAACTTTCCAGCACTGATTATAACTGGGGAAACTAAAGTTACGAAAGAAATGGTTGAAGCTGCCAAAAAAAATAATAAGACTATATTAAAAAGTCCTATGAGAACATCTAAGACTATAAGAGAATTAAAGTTTTTTCTATCTAAAGAGTTAGCAGAAGAAAAAATGATTAATGGATATATGCTTCTTGAAATACTAGGTGTAGGAGTAATGCTTACTGGATATGAAGATGCAAAACTTGGAGTAACTATAGAACTTTTAGAAAGAGGACATAAACTTATAACTGACAATAATCTTATTATAAAAAGAGTGGCAGAAAATGATCTTGAAGGATATAATCGTTTTGATAAAAGTATAATGGATAGCCATTTTTTTATAGTAAATAATAAAGATGGAAGTAAAATAGATGTAACTACTCAATTTGGAATAAAAGCAACAAGAAATATGAAAAGAATAGATATGCTTGTAGTACTCGAAGAATGGGACGAAAAAAAGTTTTATGATAGACTTGGTTTAGATGAAGTATATGAAGAATTTTTAGGAGAAAAAATTCCAAAAGTAACAGTACCTGTAAGAAAGGGAAGAAATCTTGCTATAATTTTAGAAACAGCAGCTTTGAATTATAGATTAAAAATGATGGGAGTAAATTCGGCTGAATACTTTATGGAGGAATCAAAAAAGATAATAGCAGCAAATAGAGTAAAACAAGGAGATAGTGATATGAATAATGATAAACTGCTTCCAGTTAGAAAATTAAAAAATGAATTTAATCTAAAAGTTTTACATGGAGAAGAAAAATTAGACAGTACATATATAAAAACTACAGGAATACATCGACCATCTTTAGCATTGTCAGGATATGTTGATATGTATGAAGATGAAGGATATACAGGAGTTCAGCTTTTTTCAAAAGTAGAATTTAAATATTTGGAAAGTTTATCTGAAGAAAAGAGAATAGAAAATTTAAAAAGATATTTAGAATTTCATTTTCCAATAATAGTACTTACATCAGACGCTGAAATGCCACAGTATTTCTTTGAACTGATAAAAGAAAAAGATTTAATACTGTGTAGAAGTCCATATAAAAAATCCTCTCAATTAATAGCAAATTTCAATGGATTTTTAGAAACATATTTTACACCTAACTTATCACTTCATGGAGTATTTTTAGAATTATATGGTTTTGGAGTACTTCTTGTAGGGAAAAGTGGAATAGGAAAAAGTGAAACTGCACTGGAGCTTATTCATAGAGGACATAGACTAATAGCTGATGATATGGTAAAATTTGTAAAAGATGTAAGTGGAGATATAATTGGTAAAGCAGCCAAACTTCCATATTTTATGGAAATAAGAGGTTTAGGAATAATAGATATAAAAACTTTATACGGATTGGGAGCTGTAAGAATAAATAAAAAATTGGATATAATAATAGAATTAAAAGAGCAGGAAAGAGATAATTATCTTACATCTGTAGATTATCAAAGTACTTCATCAGAAATATTAGGAAATAAAATACCTAAGGTAATATTGTATATTTCTTCTGGAAGAAATGCTGCTGCAATGGTAGAGATAGCTGTTATGAATCTTATGGCAATAATGCTTGGTCATGATCCAGAAAAACTTTATGAGGAAGGATTAAAAAGAATGACTGAAGAAGAAAGAAAAATTTTAGAAGCATAGTTAGGAGGAAATTTTGAATAGTTTTTTAGATATAAAAAATAAAATAATAGAAAGTAAAAAATATTTATAACTGCTCATGTAAATCCAGATGGAGATGCAATTGGAGCAGGATTAGCTCTATTATCTGGTATTGAAAAATTCAATAATAATTGTGAAGTAAGATTTGTACTTCAAGATAAAACTCCAGATAGAGTAAAATTTTTAGAATTGGAAAAAAGAGCAGAAATATATAATGAAGATGAAAATTATGATATGGATCTTGCTATATGTGTCGATAGTGCTGCTTTGAGCAGAATAGGAGATGTAGAAAAAGCAATAAAGAATACATTTACAATAAATATTGATCATCATATCAGCAATCCAAAATATGGAGATATTAATTATGTAGAAAATGTTTCTTCTACAAGTGAAATAATATATAAATTTTTAAAATTTTTAAATGTTGAAATAGATATAAATATAGGAGAAGCTCTTTATACTGGACTTGTAAATGATACAGGAAATTTTAAACATGATAATGTAACTGAGGAAACATTTAAGATGGCAGGATATTTGGTCAAAATAGGAGTAGATAATTCTAAAATAGTTAGAGAATTTTTAAATACTAAAAGTATGGCTGCAATAAAGTTCTTAGGTCAAGCTATGTATGAAATGAAATTTGATGAAAAAAAGAAATTAGCTTATTTTTTCCTTTCTAATAAAGATTTTATAAAAATGGTGGGAGAAAAGAAGATACAGAGGAAATAGTGGAAAATTTAGTATCATATGAAAAAGCAGAAGTATCTCTATTCTTAAGAGAAGATAAACAAGGAGTTATCAAGGGAAGTATGAGAAGTAAGTATGACATAGATGTAAACTCTATAGCAGGTATGTTTGGTGGTGGAGGACATCGTAAAGCTTCTGGTTTTACAAGCGAACTTTCAGCAGATGAGATAGTTAGAATAATTTTAGAAAAACTATAAGGAGAGTGAAGAATGAAATCAAGAAATATTATAGGAATGATTTTTATATCCCTTCTTCTTTTATCTTGTGGAAAAACAGGAGTAGAAAGCAATATAAAAAAAGATGATAAAATAGTCAGTTTAAGAGAATACAATAATTTAAAAGAAACTGCCCTTCCTAAAAGAAGAGTAGTTATAGGGAAAGTAAAAAATTATTCAAGGTTTGGAACACAAAGAACAGATATAACAACAAAGGATATTCTTGCTTCAGAATTTTCAAATTCTGGAAGGTTTAATGTATTGGAAAGAAGTGACTTAGATTCTGTTATAGAAGAATTAGCATTTTCTAATACTTTAGGAGAAAAATCTCTCTTATCTAAACAAAAATTTCTTGATACAGATTTTGTAATAATAGGAAGTGTGACAAAATATGCATTAAATACTACAGGAAATAAATCTTTATTTTCAAAAAGTAAGGAACAAAAGGCAGAAGTTGTTATAGAATTAAAAGTAATAGATGTAACTAATGGGAAAGTATGGATTGAAACTGGTGAAGGAAGTTCTAGTGTTACTTTTGGAACAGTACTTGGAGCAGGGACATATGGTTCATATACTTCTTTGGAAGAAGAGGCATTTAGAGCAGCAGTAATACAAGGAGTAGAAAAAATAGTAAAAAAATTGGATTCAATGCCTTGGAGTGCAAGTATTGTTAAAAAATCGGGAAATAATATAATAATCAATTCAGGAGTTAATAGTAATTTAAAACTTGGAACTGAAATGGAAGTGTATAAAATAGGAGCTCCAATAGAGTATAGAGGAGAAATTTTAGGTTATGAAGAAGAAAGAGTTGGAAATGCAGTAGTAACAAATTATATTGGTGAAGATGCAGCATCTTTGAGATATGAAGGAAAAAATTTTAATGTTCCCGGAATTGTAAAAATAAAAAAATAAATAGGTTGAAAAAATATAAATAAAATAGTATCCTTAATATATAAGTACTAAATGAGTAAGAGGAGATAAAATATGGATATGGATGTTAATATAGTTTTTGTAAAACCAACTAAATTTGAAGATTGCATGAAATGTATAGAACATATAAAGAAAGATAGAATAGTACATATAAATCTTTATGATTTAGATGCAAGTGACTCTCAAAGAATTTTGGATTATATCAGTGGAGCAGTATATATTCAAGAAGGGCAGATAGTGAACCCAGGAGAAAAAGTATTCTGTACTATTCCTAAGAATAAAAAATTTGTATTTGAATATAAAGATAGAAATAGTGTTATGGACTCAAGATATGATGAGGAAGAGGAAATAATTCCATCATATAAAAATAATTATTTGAAAAAATTATTAAAAAACAGAAAATTACTGACTGAGAATTTATTTTAAATACATTCAGGTCAGTTTTTTTTATTTCAAAGAGTTTAATGAAATCAATGGTTTACTAAATAAAAAATAAAATACTTAAAAAAATGTAAAAAAAATTGTTGACGGAAGATATTAATTGTGATATTATAATCCTTGTCCACGAGAAAAGGGGACAGAAAAGAAAAGCAATAAAAAAGGACATTAACAACAGAATAGAGAGAGATGAAAAAATCAACAAACAATAAATAGGTGTAAACAATCAGTTGAAAAAACTGAGTAAATAGATTGAACGAAGAGTTTGATCCTGGCTCAGGATGAACGCTGACAGAATGCTTAACACATGCAAGTCTACTTGATCCTTCGGGTGAAGGTGGCGGACGGGTGAGTAACGCGTAAAGAACTTGCCTTACAGACTGGGACAACATTTGGAAACGAATGCTAATACCGGATATTATGACTGAGTCGCATGATTTGGTTATGAAAGCTATATGTGCTGTGAGAGAGCTTTGCGTCCCATTAGTTAGTTGGTGAGGTAATGGCTCACCAAGACGATGATGGGTAGCCGGCCTGAGAGGGTGAACGGCCACAAGGGGACTGAGACACGGCCCTTACTCCTACGGGAGGCAGCAGTGGGGAATATTGGACAATGGACCAAAAGTCTGATCCAGCAATTCTGTGTGCACGATGAAGTTTTTCGGAATGTAAAGTGCTTTCAGTTGGGAAGAAGTCAGTGACGGTACCAACAGAAGAAGCGACGGCTAAATACGTGCCAGCAGCCGCGGTAATACGTATGTCGCAAGCGTTATCCGGATTTATTGGGCGTAAAGCGCGTCTAGGCGGTTTAGTAAGTCTGATGTGAAAATGCGGGGCTCAACCCCGTATTGCGTTGGAAACTGCTAAACTAGAGTACTGGAGAGGTAGGCGGAACTACAAGTGTAGAGGTGAAATTCGTAGATATTTGTAGGAATGCCGATGGGGAAGCCAGCCTACTGGACAGATACTGACGCTAAAGCGCGAAAGCGTGGGTAGCAAACAGGATTAGATACCCTGGTAGTCCACACCGTAAACGATGATTACTAGGTGTTGGGGGTCGAACCTCAGCGCCCAAGCTAACGCGATAAGTAATCCGCCTGGGGAGTACGTACGCAAGTATGAAACTCAAAGGAATTGACGGGGACCCGCACAAGCGGTGGAGCATGTGGTTTAATTCGACGCAACGCGAGGAACCTTACCAGCGTTTGACATCCCAAGAAGTTAACAGAGATGTTTTCGTGCCTCTTCGGAGGAACTTGGTGACAGGTGGTGCATGGCTGTCGTCAGCTCGTGTCGTGAGATGTTGGGTTAAGTCCCGCAACGAGCGCAACCCCTTTCGTATGTTACCATCATTAAGTTGGGGACTCATGCGAGACTGCCTGCGATGAGCAGGAGGAAGGTGGGGATGACGTCAAGTCATCATGCCCCTTATACACTGGGCTACACACGTGCTACAATGGGTAGTACAGAGAGCTGCAAACCTGCGAGGGTAAGCTAATCTCATAAAACTATTCTTAGTTCGGATTGTACTCTGCAACTCGAGTACATGAAGTTGGAATCGCTAGTAATCGCAAATCAGCTATGTTGCGGTGAATACGTTCTCGGGTCTTGTACACACCGCCCGTCACACCACGAGAGTTGGTTGCACCTGAAGTAACAGGCCTAACCGTAAGGAGGGATGTTCCGAGGGTGTGATTAGCGATTGGGGTGAAGTCGTAACAAGGTATCCGTACGGGAACGTGCGGATGGATCACCTCCTTTCTAAGGAGATCATTTCTCTTTCTCTATTCTATTGATGGTGTTCTTGTGGTAACGGCAGTTATCAGTTAAAAGATAGAACAGTATCTTTATGAATGCGTTTGTAGCTCAGCTGGTTAGAGCACACGCCTGATAAGCGTGAGGTCGGTGGTTCGAGTCCACTCAAACGCACCATATGGTATGGGGATATAGCTCAGTTTGGGAGAGCGACGCACTTGCACTGCGTAGGTCAGCGGTTCGATCCCGCTTATCTCCACCAAATTTTTTTTCAATTTTTTATGGACATTGGAAACTATATAGTAGATAATACAATTTTAACTCTTGTTTATATAAACAGAGTTAGCTGTCAATCAAATTAAACAAAAACAAAATAGGTTAAAATAATTAAGGGCACACAGGGAATGCCTAGGTAGTAAGAGCCGATGAAGGACGTGGTAAGCTGCGATAAGCTTGGGTTAGCTGCAAACGAGCGCCAATCCCAAGATTTCCGAATGGAGCAATCTGCTAAGATGGAGTCTTAGCACGAAAGAGGGTACCGAGTGAACTGAAACATCTAAGTAACTCGAGGAAAAGAAAGTAAAAACGATTCCCCAAGTAGCGGCGAGCGAACGGGGATGAGCCTAAACCATATAAGTGTCAAGGATACAGCCGTTGCTTATATGGGGTTGTGGGAAGAACGTTTGAAGAACTGTAAGATATTTAACATATCTAATGACCGAACTGGAACTAGTTGGAAAGCTAGATCGTAGAAGGTGATAATCCTGTACAGGTAAACTCATT
Above is a window of Fusobacterium varium DNA encoding:
- the htrB gene encoding Lipid A biosynthesis lauroyl acyltransferase; the protein is MIYRIQYWIIMFFRFIILLFPENARFKFAEFLGWLGYHVVKKRREIALANLKLAFPEKTQEERERIALESFKIMLKAFLCTLWFGKYLHEPGRVKIENIEILHKAAAENKGVVVSTLHLGNMEATVKAGEGYDITTVAKKQRNPYLDKFITESRKNDLNLTILKKSKRTSRELIERLNNKGIIALFSDHRDKGAIVNFFGESTKAPTGAVSLALKYDIPFVWGYNIMHKDNSCTIKVVEQVEFIKTDNFKEDVQVNTQLLISKMEEVIREYPEQWMWFHDRWNLYSQLHKKNKK
- the sepF_2 gene encoding Cell division protein SepF, translating into MDMDVNIVFVKPTKFEDCMKCIEHIKKDRIVHINLYDLDASDSQRILDYISGAVYIQEGQIVNPGEKVFCTIPKNKKFVFEYKDRNSVMDSRYDEEEEIIPSYKNNYLKKLLKNRKLLTENLF
- a CDS encoding Predicted phosphohydrolase (DHH superfamily), producing MENLVSYEKAEVSLFLREDKQGVIKGSMRSKYDIDVNSIAGMFGGGGHRKASGFTSELSADEIVRIILEKL
- the fgs gene encoding Folylpolyglutamate synthase, with the translated sequence MNINELLDELYSYSMHGIKLGLENIKKICEELGNPQNSYKIIHIAGTNGKGSTATTLETILLEAGYSVGKYTSPHILKFNERIRADGKDISDEDIAYYYEMVKKAIENKKVKPTFFEVTTAMMFKYFQDKKVDYVVLETGMGGRFDATNITKADLCIITNVTLDHTEYLGDTIYKIAREKAGIIKDCPKVIVADNNSEFLKAINEEKAKVINVLEKYKYAEEKLDFENFVTEIKIDGDIFEFSLFGDYQFKNFLCAYEAALELGISKEIIKKASKKVIWQCRFERYSNNPLVVLDGAHNPDGMTELKKIIEKGYKPEEVVAIVSILKDKDIKSMLKILKSISSTLILTSLAENPRGTSGEEIYRQLSNIDGCSIENDLMKAYKKALDMKKKIILICGSFYLLSKFKEEINE
- the nrnA gene encoding Bifunctional oligoribonuclease and PAP phosphatase nrnA, which translates into the protein MEKRAEIYNEDENYDMDLAICVDSAALSRIGDVEKAIKNTFTINIDHHISNPKYGDINYVENVSSTSEIIYKFLKFLNVEIDINIGEALYTGLVNDTGNFKHDNVTEETFKMAGYLVKIGVDNSKIVREFLNTKSMAAIKFLGQAMYEMKFDEKKKLAYFFLSNKDFIKMVGEKKIQRK
- the hprK gene encoding HPr kinase/phosphorylase, which codes for MNRVRKYKESIIVRDIMEHFNMELINEGDLDFEITTPSIYQIGYELIGFFDEDGDELNKYLHIYGKKEAMFVDKLSSEKKSDMWNKYFTYNFPALIITGETKVTKEMVEAAKKNNKTILKSPMRTSKTIRELKFFLSKELAEEKMINGYMLLEILGVGVMLTGYEDAKLGVTIELLERGHKLITDNNLIIKRVAENDLEGYNRFDKSIMDSHFFIVNNKDGSKIDVTTQFGIKATRNMKRIDMLVVLEEWDEKKFYDRLGLDEVYEEFLGEKIPKVTVPVRKGRNLAIILETAALNYRLKMMGVNSAEYFMEESKKIIAANRVKQGDSDMNNDKLLPVRKLKNEFNLKVLHGEEKLDSTYIKTTGIHRPSLALSGYVDMYEDEGYTGVQLFSKVEFKYLESLSEEKRIENLKRYLEFHFPIIVLTSDAEMPQYFFELIKEKDLILCRSPYKKSSQLIANFNGFLETYFTPNLSLHGVFLELYGFGVLLVGKSGIGKSETALELIHRGHRLIADDMVKFVKDVSGDIIGKAAKLPYFMEIRGLGIIDIKTLYGLGAVRINKKLDIIIELKEQERDNYLTSVDYQSTSSEILGNKIPKVILYISSGRNAAAMVEIAVMNLMAIMLGHDPEKLYEEGLKRMTEEERKILEA
- the mtnN_2 gene encoding 5'-methylthioadenosine/S-adenosylhomocysteine nucleosidase, translating into MKIGIIGAMNEEVVELKTVMSDIKSENIGNLEFFKGKLLGKDVVLVEGGIGKVNAAICATLMINHFKVDKVLFTGVAGGVNPDINIGDIVIGKDLIEHDFDSTAFGYELGQIPRMDTYIFKADQELIDIACDVAEKEFGKSKVCLGRIVSGDEFVASLERIEWLRNTFNADCTEMEGAAVAHVCHVFKMPFLIIRAISDKANHDAKVDFPEFVKLAAKNSKTIIEGILNRL
- a CDS encoding Putative lipoprotein NMB1126/NMB1164 precursor, which translates into the protein MKSRNIIGMIFISLLLLSCGKTGVESNIKKDDKIVSLREYNNLKETALPKRRVVIGKVKNYSRFGTQRTDITTKDILASEFSNSGRFNVLERSDLDSVIEELAFSNTLGEKSLLSKQKFLDTDFVIIGSVTKYALNTTGNKSLFSKSKEQKAEVVIELKVIDVTNGKVWIETGEGSSSVTFGTVLGAGTYGSYTSLEEEAFRAAVIQGVEKIVKKLDSMPWSASIVKKSGNNIIINSGVNSNLKLGTEMEVYKIGAPIEYRGEILGYEEERVGNAVVTNYIGEDAASLRYEGKNFNVPGIVKIKK
- a CDS encoding MORN repeat variant encodes the protein MKKVIFILVILLLTSCYKKRIEDISKQEIRDGIVYVVNEDKSYSGVFIEKYEKDKFYVMQDKNGENKSYYKGGKLRKEITYKNGIKDGIEKIYYPNNQLMLEIAYKKGEKEGKLKKYYPDGKLQYEVFYKNGLKEGIEKTYYKNGNLRLEIPYENSKIVGTEKRYYESGELFGEITYSDEDVKEVYYEKNGEIKK